One Vigna unguiculata cultivar IT97K-499-35 chromosome 7, ASM411807v1, whole genome shotgun sequence genomic region harbors:
- the LOC114190513 gene encoding universal stress protein A-like protein, with protein sequence MAQEERRILVAVDEGEESLHALSWCLENLVLQNSKDTLILLYVKPPRVVYSTFDGTGYLFSSDITAAMERYGQEVADVVLEKAKKLCNNIEKVETRVENGDPRDVICEMVQKLGADVLVMGSHGYGLIKRAFLGSVSNHCAQNAKCPVLIVKKPKPAIGNQ encoded by the exons ATGGCACAAGAAGAACGCCGGATCCTGGTGGCCGTCGATGAAGGCGAGGAGAGCTTGCACGCCCTCTCATGGTGCCTCGAAAACCTTGTTCTTCAAAATTCCAAGGACACCCTTATTCTTCTCTACGTGAAACCCCCTCGCGTCGTTTACTCTACCTTCGATGGCACGG GATATCTGTTTTCCTCCGACATAACGGCAGCCATGGAGAGGTACGGCCAGGAAGTGGCGGATGTCGTCTTGGAGAAAGCCAAGAAATTGTGCAACaatattgaaaaa GTGGAGACGAGGGTAGAGAATGGCGATCCGAGGGACGTGATTTGTGAAATGGTTCAAAAGTTGGGTGCTGATGTGTTGGTGATGGGAAGCCATGGCTATGGTCTCATCAAGAG GGCTTTCCTTGGAAGTGTTAGTAATCACTGTGCACAGAACGCGAAGTGCCCGGTTTTGATTGTGAAGAAGCCAAAACCAGCTATCGGAAACCAATAA
- the LOC114191332 gene encoding protein MAIN-LIKE 1-like: MVRTRGNLSRRGSNDVPESSTQGGARKRPTASARRRGQHEANVVEDDIVENEVSDVPQEDEQGIDNDGEGFPGGPYDTSLLTRYEDHVARMIWDGQDRVVKVVSHIKKVKKLGRPHPSVAPFVLASGLSPLCDILYEYIDLGLVLGFVERWHPETNTFHLPIGEMTITLDHVWSLLHLSISGNFCSTENLEYEDSVEILTTLLGVDRAMACVELNQSRGAQVRLSWLRELYDSCCENELWEFAARAYLLHLVGCTIFANKSATYVRTHYLELFRDLSTCRTYGWGVAALVHLYEQLGDASFANTKQLAGYLPLLQAWIYEHFPTLGRKQVRDTYVETEPRALRYVIGRAISAIADVRVQLDGLTYDGMIWNPYVAHRAARQLVTHGMFSGFLRVGTVVQRHLPERVLRQFGFIQPIPRPPSSVPMMDFEAIDDRWKKHEQFVVHQVVQAPAPFSCSDGYLQWFRRVSHPYILRGAEADRSSLVFVPRLRRNLPDDITVQRTSPSSSSSGLLRMIDCRDVTEGTVGWDRTHELLQMARDGVEEEESRRGRRVRGRRPSTSG, from the exons ATGGTTAGGACACGAGGAAATTTATCTAGACGTGGTTCAAATGATGTACCCGAGAGTTCCACACAAGGTGGTGCACGCAAGAGACCGACAGCCTCGGCTCGTAGAAGGGGTCAACATGAGGCTAATGTTGTTGAGGATGATATTGTTGAGAATGAGGTCTCCGACGTTCCTCAGGAGGATGAGCAGGGGATTGATAACGATGGTGAAGGATTTCCTGGTGGTCCATATGATACATCTTTATTGACTCGGTACGAGGATCATGTTGCACGCATGATATGGGATGGTCAG GATCGAGTTGTGAAAGTAGTGTCCcatattaaaaaagtgaagaaattagGACGTCCTCACCCTTCTGTTGCACCTTTTGTATTAGCTTCTGGATTATCGCCTTTGTGCGacattttatatgaatatattgATCTTGGGTTAGTATTGGGTTTCGTGGAGAGATGGCATCCTGAGACTAATACTTTTCATCTACCCATTGGGGAAATGACCATCACTTTGGATCACGTATGGTCACTTCTCCATCTTTCCATCAGTGGAAACTTTTGCTCCACTGAAAATCTAGAATATGAAGATTCTGTTGAGATTTTGACGACACTTCTTGGTGTTGACCGGGCCATGGCTTGTGTGGAGCTGAATCAAAGTCGGGGTGCACAGGTCCGACTTAGCTGGTTGAGAGAGTTGTATGACAGCTGTTGTGAAAACGAGCTATGGGAGTTTGCTGCACGTGCATATCTTTTGCACCTTGTAGGGTGCACGATATTTGCTAACAAAAGCGCCACCTATGTTCGTACACATTATCTCGAGCTATTTAGAGATCTCTCCACATGTCGTACATATGGTTGGGGAGTTGCTGCTCTTGTCCACTTATATGAGCAGCTAGGAGATGCCAGCTTTGCAAATACAAAGCAATTAGCTGGATATCTACCTCTTCTGCAG GCTTGGATATACGAGCACTTCCCTACATTGGGAAGGAAGCAAGTACGAGATACATATGTGGAGACCGAACCCCGTGCTCTACGTTATGTCATTGGACGCGCCATTTCCGCTATAGCTGATGTTAGAGTCCAGTTGGATGGCTTGACATATGACGGGATGATTTGGAACCCATATGTAGCACATAGAGCTGCTCGACAACTTGTAACACATGGCATGTTTTCTGGCTTCCTTAGGGTTGGTACCGTCGTACAACGTCATTTGCCGGAGCGTGTGTTGCGACAATTTGGCTTCATCCAGCCTATTCCACGACCGCCTAGTTCGGTTCCCATGATGGACTTTGAGGCTATTGATGATCGGTGGAAAAAGCACGAGCAGTTTGTTGTACATCAAGTGGTTCAAGCACCAGCTCCTTTTTCATGTTCAGATGGATATTTGCAGTGGTTTAGGAGAGTCTCCCATCCATACATTTTACGTGGAGCTGAGGCCGACCGATCTAGCCTTGTGTTTGTGCCCCGACTTCGTCGGAATTTGCCAGATGACATAACAGTTCAGAGGACGTCACCGTCATCATCTTCCAGTGGTTTATTG CGGATGATAGACTGTAGAGACGTTACTGAGGGCACAGTTGGCTGGGATCGCACTCATGAGTTATTGCAGATGGCTCGAGACGGCGTTGAAGAGGAAGAGAGTAGAAGAGGACGTAGAGTTCGAGGTCGACGACCATCTACGTCTGGATAG
- the LOC114192560 gene encoding uncharacterized protein LOC114192560, producing the protein MALALNPNQNFTILIILVISMFFLRSEAAEGELQGQSVVKALSCFNNKHIYVGCDEAFRLNPSGNINIPVEATDFFCSGPCLTEAQLVLNCIDDILSNFLFYNKATVQQMRYALNAGCSFSRQRGNFNLAEYIGGETSNAPKSTILSKYYVFILAAVTASAAAGAVYLI; encoded by the exons ATGGCACTTGCACTCAACCCAAATCAAAATTTCACCATCCTTATCATTCTTGTaatttcaatgtttttcttACGCTCAG AGGCCGCAGAGGGTGAGCTGCAAGGACAAAGCGTGGTAAAGGCCTTGTCATGTTTCAACAATAAGCAT ATTTATGTTGGGTGTGATGAAGCATTCAGATTGAACCCATCTGGGAATATTAATATACCAGTGGAGGCCACTGATTTTTTCTGCAGTGGACCATGCTTAACAGAAGCACAGCTAGTGCTTAATTGCATAGATGATATACTGTCTAATTTCTTATTCTACAACAAAGCCACTGTGCAACAAATGAGATATGCACTGAATGCTGGCTGCAGCTTCTCAAGACAAAGAG GTAACTTCAATTTGGCAGAGTACATAGGAGGAGAGACAAGTAATGCTCCAAAATCAACAATCCTTAGTAAATACTATGTTTTCATTCTAGCAGCAGTAACAGCATCAGCAGCAGCAGGAGcagtttatttaatttga
- the LOC114189853 gene encoding LOW QUALITY PROTEIN: pentatricopeptide repeat-containing protein At1g09190-like (The sequence of the model RefSeq protein was modified relative to this genomic sequence to represent the inferred CDS: inserted 1 base in 1 codon) codes for MSRSREIERKILRLLHGAKNPTQLTQIHAHFLRHGLHQSNQILAHFVTLCGTPYATRLFAHTPNPNILLFNAIIKAHSLQPPFHPSFSFFSIMKSRAISPDQHTFAPLIKSASNLRHHALGQSLHAHVLRLGFTRHSSVCVATVDLYAACGRMGDASKVFDEMRDPDVVVWNLMIRGFCKTGDLETGLKLFTQMKERTVVSWNLMMSCLAQGNKEREVLGLFNGMLEQGFEPDDASLVTVLPVCAXLGAVDVGEWIHSYANSKGFLRDAVNVGNSLVDFYCKCGNLQASWGVFNEMANKNVVSWNAMISGLAYNGEGEVGVGLFEEMVRGGVEPNDSTFVGVLTCCAHAGLVDRGREIFASMSVKFGVPPKLEHYGCVVDLLGRCGHVREGLDLIRSMPLKPTAALWGALLSACRTHGDREIAETAAKELVGLEPWNSGNYVLLSNVYAEEGRWDEVEKVRLLMRGGGVNKVPGQSATG; via the exons ATGAGCAGAAGCAGAGAAATCGAGCGCAAGATTCTACGTCTTCTTCACGGTGCCAAAAACCCCACACAACTCACCCAAATCCACGCTCACTTTCTACGCCATGGCCTTCACCAATCAAACCAAATACTGGCTCATTTCGTCACCCTCTGCGGAACCCCTTACGCCACGCGCCTCTTCGCCCACACCCCCAACCCCAACATTCTCCTCTTCAACGCCATCATCAAAGCTCATTCCCTACAACCTCCATTCCACCCTTCATTCTCCTTTTTCTCCATCATGAAGTCACGCGCCATCTCCCCCGACCAACACACATTCGCGCCCCTCATCAAGTCCGCCTCCAACCTCCGCCACCACGCCCTCGGCCAGTCCCTCCATGCCCACGTCCTCCGCCTCGGCTTCACGCGCCACTCCTCCGTCTGCGTCGCCACGGTCGACCTCTACGCCGCTTGCGGGAGAATGGGCGATGCAAGCAAGGTGTTCGACGAAATGCGCGACCCAGACGTCGTCGTTTGGAACTTGATGATTCGCGGGTTTTGCAAAACGGGGGATTTAGAAACCGGGCTGAAGCTTTTTACTCAAATGAAAGAACGGACCGTGGTTTCGTGGAACCTCATGATGTCTTGTTTAGCGCAGGGCAACAAGGAGAGGGAGGTTCTTGGGCTTTTCAATGGGATGTTAGAGCAAGGTTTTGAACCCGACGATGCTTCCTTGGTCACGGTGCTACCTGTGTGTG CGCTTGGGGCTGTGGATGTTGGTGAATGGATCCATTCTTATGCGAATTCCAAAGGGTTCCTCCGAGACGCTGTTAACGTGGGGAATTCGCTCGTTGATTTCTATTGTAAATGTGGGAACTTGCAAGCCTCGTGGGGCGTTTTCAATGAGATGGCTAATAAAAACGTTGTTTCTTGGAACGCGATGATATCGGGTTTGGCGTATAACGGGGAAGGTGAAGTTGGGGTTGGCTTGTTTGAGGAGATGGTGCGTGGAGGCGTGGAACCTAATGATTCCACTTTTGTGGGGGTTTTGACTTGTTGTGCTCATGCGGGTTTGGTTGATAGAGGGCGTGAGATATTTGCTTCTATGAGTGTGAAGTTTGGGGTTCCCCCTAAACTGGAACATTATGGCTGCGTTGTCGATCTGCTTGGTCGTTGTGGGCACGTGAGGGAGGGTCTTGACTTGATTAGAAGCATGCCATTGAAGCCAACCGCTGCTTTGTGGGGTGCATTGCTTAGTGCTTGTCGCACTCACGGTGACAGGGAAATTGCAGAAACTGCTGCTAAAGAGCTGGTTGGTCTTGAACCGTGGAACTCGGgaaattatgtgttgttgtccAATGTTTATGCAGAAGAAGGGAGATGGGATGAAGTTGAGAAAGTGAGGCTGTTGATGCGAGGAGGCGGTGTCAATAAAGTTCCGGGGCAGAGTGCAACTGGATAG